The Saprospiraceae bacterium genome includes a window with the following:
- a CDS encoding DUF1538 domain-containing protein: protein MEVYNILLKLLAKVLGKFKSACLDLVPIILVVSFFQLVVIRQPFPNLGEVLVGSLLVVLGLMLFIEGLEIGLFPIGESLSHALARKGSIFWLLSFSFLLGFSTTIAEPALIAVANEAARVSAAANIIESSDAAKSSYSFWLRITVALSVGLAIVTGVIRIIKGWPLYYMIIGGYLVVMIMTMFAPKEIIGLAFDTGGVTTSTITVPLVTALGVGLASVIKGRNPLLDGFGLIAFASLFPIIFVIVFGMIVF from the coding sequence GTGGAAGTTTACAATATCCTTTTAAAATTACTTGCTAAAGTACTTGGTAAATTTAAAAGTGCTTGCCTTGATTTGGTTCCCATTATATTGGTTGTAAGTTTTTTCCAATTGGTGGTGATCAGACAGCCATTTCCAAATTTAGGAGAGGTCTTGGTGGGTAGTTTATTGGTAGTTTTAGGTCTTATGCTTTTTATAGAAGGTCTTGAGATAGGACTATTTCCAATTGGTGAATCTCTTTCCCATGCATTAGCCAGAAAAGGGAGTATTTTTTGGTTATTATCATTTTCTTTTTTATTGGGTTTCTCTACAACGATAGCAGAGCCTGCATTGATAGCCGTGGCCAATGAAGCAGCACGTGTATCAGCTGCTGCCAACATTATTGAGTCAAGTGATGCAGCAAAATCATCCTATTCTTTTTGGTTAAGGATTACTGTAGCGTTATCCGTGGGACTGGCTATAGTGACGGGAGTGATAAGGATTATAAAAGGGTGGCCGCTCTATTACATGATTATCGGCGGTTATCTTGTAGTAATGATAATGACAATGTTTGCCCCTAAAGAGATAATAGGATTAGCCTTTGACACAGGTGGTGTTACCACATCTACTATTACAGTGCCTCTAGTGACTGCCTTGGGGGTAGGTTTGGCAAGTGTTATTAAAGGAAGAAATCCTTTACTGGATGGGTTTGGCCTTATTGCGTTCGCTTCTTTATTTCCTATCATATTTGTAATAGTTTTTGGAATGATTGTTTTTTAA
- a CDS encoding M28 family peptidase, with translation MKINILLLLFITSICIGQDTKNINNSEIETLFLNQQSAERYQKHLYNLTQLPHITTSKNNEKVRDYIVEQMKKTGLEVEVFPYDVYLPVMPGHAVAEIVTPSRVPLNSRENIYREDIYSGHKDLTPGFNSFTGSGDVTGEVVYVNYGRKEDFEELAKLGVSVKGKIVLARYGGNFRGYKAKFAQENGAIGLIIFTDPGDSGYMKGLVYPEGPYYDESSIQRGSLLTMPWTGDPLTPFEPALPMDGKNKIKRIKPEEVPTLLTIPVMPLPYGSAREIISRMKGKTVPQSWQGGLPYTYRLEGGSELSVRLNVHQDRAIQRIYNVVGTLKGSTSPDEWVIAGCHYDAWNFGTLDPNSGTAMLITLSESLGKMAKEGIRPKRTIKIAHWDAEEVGLMGSTEWVEQFRDELSAKGVAYLNADAAVSGRSFGGAASPTLKGVMIEAARAVTYPDSSKSVFDIWKGKKHEPEIGNLGGGSDHLAFYTHIGIPSWGAGTGGVSIYHSIYDNYAYYTKFTDSTFKMGPMVEQIFGVAMLKLANDKTIPYSLSKYGQDSKMHFESLQKSLDQIERTDTSFSFANLIKISEKLKNAGAECEKALNKSSGKNADKINKILLSLEREWIDKDGNPFGSWYKSLYASSDPYSGYASWMMPAYRYELSQKSTENLKMWEAKYIKVMERLMDSFAEITALTK, from the coding sequence ATGAAGATCAACATTTTACTATTACTTTTTATTACCAGCATCTGTATTGGTCAGGATACAAAGAATATAAATAATTCTGAAATAGAAACTTTATTTCTTAACCAGCAAAGTGCTGAAAGGTATCAAAAGCATCTGTACAATCTGACACAGCTGCCCCATATCACCACTTCCAAAAATAATGAAAAGGTACGGGATTATATAGTGGAACAGATGAAAAAAACCGGACTTGAAGTGGAAGTATTTCCTTATGACGTGTATCTGCCCGTCATGCCCGGGCATGCGGTTGCTGAAATTGTCACACCTTCTAGAGTGCCGTTAAACAGCCGAGAAAACATCTACAGGGAAGACATTTATTCAGGACACAAAGACCTGACTCCCGGGTTCAATTCCTTTACAGGATCCGGTGATGTCACTGGTGAAGTTGTTTATGTCAATTATGGCCGCAAGGAAGACTTTGAAGAACTTGCAAAATTGGGTGTATCTGTCAAAGGAAAAATAGTGCTCGCGAGATATGGTGGTAATTTCAGAGGGTATAAGGCGAAATTTGCACAGGAAAACGGAGCCATCGGCCTGATCATATTTACAGATCCGGGAGATAGCGGATATATGAAAGGGCTCGTGTATCCTGAAGGTCCTTACTATGATGAATCTTCCATTCAAAGAGGATCTCTCCTGACTATGCCATGGACAGGAGATCCCCTGACTCCTTTTGAGCCTGCATTGCCTATGGATGGGAAAAATAAAATAAAAAGAATCAAACCGGAAGAAGTCCCGACACTGCTGACAATACCTGTGATGCCTTTGCCATATGGTTCTGCACGTGAGATCATCTCACGAATGAAAGGAAAAACGGTGCCCCAATCATGGCAAGGTGGTCTGCCCTACACCTACAGGCTGGAAGGTGGAAGTGAACTTTCTGTGAGACTAAATGTGCATCAGGACAGGGCTATTCAGCGTATATACAATGTTGTGGGCACGCTTAAAGGAAGTACGTCTCCTGACGAATGGGTCATAGCCGGATGTCATTATGATGCGTGGAATTTTGGTACTCTGGACCCCAATAGTGGTACTGCAATGCTCATTACATTGAGTGAGTCTCTCGGAAAAATGGCAAAAGAAGGCATAAGACCAAAACGTACCATAAAGATAGCACATTGGGATGCAGAGGAAGTTGGCCTTATGGGATCAACAGAATGGGTAGAACAATTCAGAGACGAACTTTCTGCAAAAGGAGTAGCCTATCTCAATGCAGACGCTGCAGTCAGTGGGCGAAGTTTTGGCGGAGCTGCAAGTCCCACACTCAAGGGAGTCATGATCGAAGCTGCCAGGGCAGTGACTTACCCCGATTCTTCAAAATCAGTTTTTGACATTTGGAAAGGCAAAAAGCATGAGCCTGAAATCGGAAACTTAGGTGGAGGATCTGATCATCTGGCTTTTTACACTCACATAGGCATCCCTTCATGGGGAGCAGGCACAGGAGGTGTTTCTATCTACCACTCGATTTATGATAACTATGCGTATTATACCAAATTTACAGACTCCACATTCAAAATGGGTCCAATGGTAGAGCAGATTTTTGGCGTAGCGATGCTCAAACTTGCCAATGATAAAACCATACCTTATAGTCTTTCCAAATACGGACAGGATAGTAAGATGCATTTTGAGTCGCTCCAAAAGAGCCTGGACCAAATAGAAAGAACGGATACCAGCTTTTCATTCGCAAATCTCATAAAAATTTCTGAAAAACTCAAAAATGCTGGAGCAGAATGCGAAAAAGCCTTAAACAAATCATCAGGCAAAAACGCGGACAAAATAAACAAAATCCTACTATCACTCGAAAGGGAATGGATAGACAAAGATGGCAATCCATTCGGAAGCTGGTACAAGTCACTGTATGCATCATCAGATCCATACAGTGGGTATGCTTCATGGATGATGCCGGCTTACAGGTATGAATTGTCACAAAAATCGACCGAAAACCTGAAAATGTGGGAAGCGAAATATATAAAGGTGATGGAAAGATTGATGGATTCTTTCGCTGAGATTACTGCGCTTACAAAGTGA
- a CDS encoding zinc carboxypeptidase, translating to MRFLFILAFFIFFIPLFSQDYFYAKYAPFDKAVPAPSDFFGFGIGEYHARHDQIISYFKKLDEVSDHASYMEYGKTFEGRPLSMLIISSPENLKNLENIRKQHIEQIAKYDEKQAVDLPIIINLGYSVHGNEPSSTESAILTAYTLVASQKSEIKNYLKNAVIFIDPAINPDGRERHTQWANMYRSDALVADNDDAEHNENWPRGRTNHYWFDLNRDWFLAINPESRSKLNWYHQWYPNVIGDFHEMGTNSSFFFEPMKTNGSKNPIMPAENYIDLNNLFAEYFVKATDEIGSLYFTKEVFDGTYPGYGSSYGDIQGGLALLFEQASSRGHVQNTPYGEMTFAFTIRNQYVSAMATIQAATDHKTKLRKYQNFFFKSALSNADSDKIKAYTFKHDQDQNRIKAFLDKLLIHKVHVYQNKDKTGYIVPTKQHQYRMVQSFFETYQMYHDSVFYDASAWSLANFYNIKYQGEKILPTIGDEIKDLSGIVKVAPIIKSEYAYILDWSDINTAPALNYLQSKGMVLATSFKPYTVNTAENKTFKAQYGTLVLPVAKQKLTSDEVFKHLQYVQNKYQINIHALKTGYSAEGIDIGSGNVRALEKPAPLLLIGDGTNSYDAGEVWHHFDQRLHMPLPKVPLNRFRQLDLNKYNTLIMVSGSYSTLDSIDVRKISIWLSQGNTLITSGSAASWAIRNKLVREKLVEEPKKEKPLVERKPFDQAMELLGKESLGGAIFRANIDITHPLGFGYTQNEIPVYKNNTVWLSPSENEYSTISKYAANPHIDGYISTKNLNEFMKNAASAIISPVGQGRVILFADNPVFRGSWYSTDRMLTNAVFFGKLIRVPSRMSFGEEE from the coding sequence ATGAGATTTTTATTTATTCTTGCATTCTTCATTTTCTTCATACCTCTTTTTTCGCAAGATTATTTTTATGCCAAATATGCACCTTTCGATAAGGCAGTCCCTGCACCATCAGATTTTTTTGGCTTTGGCATAGGAGAATATCATGCCAGACATGACCAAATTATCTCTTATTTTAAGAAGCTGGATGAAGTCTCCGATCATGCTTCGTACATGGAATATGGTAAAACTTTTGAAGGCAGGCCTTTAAGTATGCTAATCATTTCAAGTCCTGAAAACCTGAAAAATCTGGAGAATATCAGAAAACAACACATCGAACAGATTGCAAAATATGATGAAAAACAAGCTGTAGATTTGCCAATCATTATCAATCTCGGATACAGTGTCCATGGCAATGAACCATCCAGCACCGAATCAGCCATTCTCACAGCGTACACCCTTGTGGCATCCCAAAAGTCGGAAATAAAAAATTATCTCAAAAATGCTGTCATCTTTATTGACCCGGCTATCAACCCGGATGGAAGAGAAAGACATACCCAATGGGCCAATATGTACAGATCTGATGCACTGGTTGCAGATAATGATGATGCCGAACATAACGAAAACTGGCCTCGTGGAAGAACCAACCACTATTGGTTTGACCTGAACAGGGACTGGTTTCTGGCCATTAATCCGGAAAGCAGAAGCAAACTCAACTGGTATCATCAGTGGTATCCCAATGTGATAGGTGATTTTCATGAAATGGGCACTAACAGTTCCTTCTTTTTTGAACCCATGAAAACCAATGGTTCGAAAAACCCCATTATGCCTGCTGAAAACTATATTGACCTCAATAATCTTTTTGCGGAGTATTTTGTCAAAGCAACCGACGAAATAGGTTCATTATATTTTACCAAGGAAGTTTTTGACGGGACTTATCCCGGCTATGGCTCATCATATGGAGACATCCAGGGTGGGTTGGCCTTATTGTTTGAACAGGCAAGTTCGCGTGGGCACGTACAAAACACACCCTATGGGGAGATGACATTTGCTTTTACAATACGCAATCAATACGTCTCTGCAATGGCAACCATCCAGGCAGCCACAGACCATAAAACTAAATTGAGAAAATACCAGAATTTCTTTTTTAAGTCTGCTTTGAGCAATGCCGATAGTGATAAAATAAAAGCTTACACCTTCAAACATGATCAGGATCAGAACAGAATTAAAGCATTTTTAGATAAGCTATTGATTCATAAAGTTCATGTTTATCAAAATAAAGATAAAACCGGCTATATCGTACCTACCAAACAGCACCAATACAGAATGGTACAGAGTTTTTTTGAGACGTATCAGATGTACCATGACAGTGTATTTTATGATGCATCAGCATGGTCATTGGCCAATTTTTACAATATCAAATATCAGGGAGAAAAAATACTTCCTACTATTGGTGATGAAATCAAAGATCTCTCCGGAATTGTAAAAGTTGCACCAATAATAAAATCAGAGTATGCTTATATCCTGGACTGGAGTGACATTAATACAGCTCCCGCGTTAAATTATCTGCAAAGCAAAGGTATGGTACTGGCCACATCTTTTAAACCATACACTGTCAACACTGCTGAGAATAAAACATTTAAGGCCCAATACGGCACATTAGTACTTCCTGTGGCCAAACAGAAACTGACATCAGATGAAGTTTTCAAGCATCTTCAATATGTTCAGAACAAATATCAAATCAATATCCATGCTCTGAAAACAGGTTACAGTGCTGAAGGTATAGACATAGGAAGCGGAAACGTCAGGGCACTTGAAAAACCTGCCCCGTTGCTTCTGATCGGTGACGGCACCAATTCGTATGATGCAGGAGAAGTCTGGCATCATTTTGACCAACGATTGCACATGCCATTACCAAAAGTGCCTTTAAACAGATTCAGACAACTTGACCTCAATAAATATAATACATTGATCATGGTTTCCGGCAGTTATTCAACACTGGATTCTATCGATGTGAGAAAAATTAGTATTTGGCTGTCACAAGGCAATACGCTGATCACTTCAGGTAGTGCCGCATCCTGGGCTATCCGTAACAAGCTTGTCAGAGAAAAGCTGGTAGAAGAACCTAAAAAAGAAAAACCCTTAGTCGAAAGAAAACCTTTTGACCAAGCCATGGAACTGTTGGGAAAAGAAAGTCTTGGAGGTGCTATTTTCAGAGCAAATATTGATATAACACATCCTTTGGGATTCGGATATACTCAAAATGAAATCCCGGTATATAAGAATAACACAGTTTGGCTAAGTCCAAGTGAAAACGAATATTCCACTATCAGTAAATATGCGGCAAACCCTCATATCGACGGCTATATATCCACAAAAAATCTGAATGAATTTATGAAAAATGCAGCTTCAGCCATCATTTCACCGGTTGGTCAGGGCAGAGTCATCCTGTTTGCAGACAATCCGGTATTCAGAGGATCCTGGTACAGCACTGACCGAATGCTGACCAATGCTGTATTTTTCGGTAAACTGATCAGAGTGCCTTCCAGAATGAGTTTTGGCGAGGAAGAATGA
- a CDS encoding 2Fe-2S iron-sulfur cluster binding domain-containing protein — MATIKFRFEDTSIPEVLAEGVEEGYSILEATEDFDVHLNHNCGGVCACSTCHIYVVKGSDDLEEISDKEEDFIDRAINPRIESRLACQCIILDKNANIEVIIPDQKQIIGHEH; from the coding sequence ATGGCGACAATAAAATTTAGATTTGAAGATACGAGTATTCCGGAAGTGCTGGCCGAAGGGGTAGAGGAGGGTTATTCTATACTGGAAGCGACCGAAGATTTTGATGTACATCTCAACCACAATTGCGGCGGAGTTTGTGCATGCTCGACTTGTCATATTTATGTGGTCAAAGGTAGTGATGATCTTGAAGAGATTTCGGACAAAGAAGAAGATTTTATAGACAGGGCCATCAACCCACGGATAGAATCCAGGTTGGCCTGCCAATGTATCATCCTTGATAAAAACGCCAATATTGAAGTAATCATCCCTGATCAGAAGCAGATCATCGGGCATGAACATTGA
- a CDS encoding DUF433 domain-containing protein codes for MDKQDLLDRITSNPEICHGKPTIRGTRYMVQSILEYLASGMSHDEILLDFDDLEDDDLKACLTFAAKMTEIKSISPLVA; via the coding sequence ATGGATAAACAAGATTTACTAGATAGAATCACATCAAATCCAGAAATTTGTCATGGCAAGCCAACCATAAGGGGAACAAGATACATGGTACAAAGTATCCTTGAGTATCTTGCTTCCGGAATGTCTCATGATGAGATACTATTAGATTTTGATGATTTAGAAGATGATGACTTGAAGGCATGCCTAACATTTGCAGCCAAAATGACAGAAATAAAGAGTATAAGTCCATTAGTTGCTTGA
- a CDS encoding DUF5615 family PIN-like protein produces MKFLIDAQLPKALAIFLNNQGYQSIYTLDLPSKNKTSDSEIIELSIRENLIQVISKDSDFYNSFLQKGEPYKLIYLKVGNMSTTEISSLFANNLSVIVNQITANFVIEISKKNIITII; encoded by the coding sequence GTGAAATTCCTAATTGATGCCCAGCTACCAAAAGCATTAGCGATTTTTTTGAATAATCAAGGGTATCAATCTATTTATACATTGGATTTACCAAGTAAGAATAAAACATCTGACAGTGAGATAATTGAATTATCAATTAGGGAAAATTTAATTCAGGTAATCTCAAAAGATTCGGACTTTTATAATTCATTTTTACAAAAGGGAGAACCTTATAAACTGATTTATTTAAAAGTGGGCAATATGAGCACAACAGAAATAAGTTCACTTTTTGCCAATAATTTATCAGTTATCGTTAATCAAATCACAGCAAACTTTGTGATTGAAATATCTAAGAAAAATATTATCACAATCATATAG
- a CDS encoding bile acid:sodium symporter family protein — protein MNNLDQININFDQGQITLLNICLGILMFGVALDIHFSEFTYIIKNPKSIIAGLISQWILLPVLTIVLIWIIKPEFALAMGMILIASSPGGNVSNYAVHLSGANAALSVMLTTISTLMCVFTTPIIFSFFSTLLSKGNTSYPVFEIQFLDMASSILQLIIIPMILAQICVQLFPVFTDKIKKMVRMLSLCIFIGFVLFAIKGNLDNLVEYIGIVFFIVLIHNGLALFLGYHFSRSLLGLPVQDARAISIETGIQNSGLALILIFNFFEGQGGMALIAAWWSIWHLISAFVIALIWSRKKMETK, from the coding sequence ATGAATAATTTAGATCAGATTAATATCAATTTTGATCAGGGACAGATCACATTGTTAAATATATGTTTAGGTATTTTGATGTTTGGAGTGGCATTAGATATCCACTTTTCAGAATTTACGTATATCATAAAGAACCCGAAGTCTATCATTGCAGGCTTAATTTCTCAATGGATCCTGCTTCCGGTTTTGACTATTGTCTTGATTTGGATCATTAAACCTGAATTTGCTTTGGCTATGGGTATGATACTTATTGCGTCAAGCCCGGGAGGCAATGTTTCAAATTATGCAGTACATTTGTCCGGTGCCAACGCTGCACTTTCCGTGATGCTTACTACGATATCTACTTTGATGTGTGTATTTACTACACCGATTATTTTTTCATTTTTTTCAACGCTTTTGTCAAAAGGAAATACAAGTTATCCTGTATTTGAAATTCAATTTTTGGATATGGCTTCTTCGATACTCCAATTGATCATCATCCCTATGATCCTGGCTCAAATATGTGTTCAGTTATTTCCTGTTTTTACTGATAAAATCAAAAAAATGGTCAGAATGTTGAGTTTGTGTATTTTTATTGGTTTTGTATTATTTGCCATCAAAGGCAACCTTGACAACCTTGTAGAGTACATTGGTATTGTGTTTTTTATTGTGCTGATTCATAACGGTTTGGCTTTGTTTTTAGGATATCATTTTTCCAGATCGCTCCTTGGACTGCCTGTTCAGGATGCCAGAGCAATCTCTATTGAGACAGGCATTCAGAATTCAGGCCTGGCACTTATACTTATTTTTAATTTTTTTGAAGGACAAGGCGGAATGGCATTAATAGCAGCCTGGTGGAGTATCTGGCATTTGATCAGTGCTTTTGTAATTGCTTTGATTTGGTCAAGGAAAAAGATGGAGACAAAATAG
- a CDS encoding beta-lactamase family protein has product MNWMIDISKGMLLLALTTFFPSSDDQTTHLQNQNVKNSSQKILKDPAFEHLFDLHLQKNIDQYECPGMAVLVMQEGQVVYEKTFGVKSKFTKESITPESVFRLGSVSKGFAGILASILIDKNIINLEDPLVLYIPELKLKAKTEDQLLRVRHILSQSTGLTEHAYSNLVYENKDLETIITYLNKLTPRDKTGIAYAYQNAAFGLIEKVIESATGMTYARALDHYLFSPLGMCNTSCTFDGLQNAENVCIGHRYYGPKAGYRPINHLPHYYNVASAGGVNAPLNDMAKWLYAVMGYKPDVISENARNIAFSPYVNTSNQGKYFNHWPGITDSHYALGWRLVNTKNNQLVYHGGLVNGFRAEIAFDKEKNLGVVFLFNSVTNYSNKAVHEFYDLWNAYQATNEKDNFIL; this is encoded by the coding sequence ATGAATTGGATGATAGATATATCAAAAGGGATGTTATTGCTGGCTCTAACAACTTTCTTCCCTTCTTCTGATGATCAGACTACTCATTTGCAAAATCAAAATGTTAAGAATTCTTCACAAAAAATACTGAAGGATCCGGCTTTCGAACACCTGTTTGATCTCCATTTACAAAAAAACATTGATCAATATGAGTGCCCTGGTATGGCTGTACTTGTGATGCAGGAAGGTCAGGTAGTGTACGAAAAAACCTTTGGTGTAAAATCAAAATTTACAAAAGAAAGTATTACTCCTGAGAGTGTGTTCAGATTAGGCTCCGTTTCCAAAGGTTTTGCAGGAATTCTGGCTTCAATTCTTATTGATAAAAACATAATAAATCTGGAGGATCCGCTCGTTTTATATATTCCGGAACTCAAGCTGAAAGCTAAAACTGAAGACCAATTATTGCGTGTAAGGCATATTCTCTCTCAATCCACCGGGTTGACTGAGCATGCCTATTCCAATCTTGTATACGAAAATAAAGACCTGGAAACAATCATCACTTACCTGAATAAGCTTACTCCGAGAGATAAAACAGGAATCGCTTATGCTTATCAAAATGCTGCTTTTGGGCTTATCGAAAAAGTCATAGAATCTGCAACGGGAATGACTTATGCAAGAGCCCTGGATCATTATTTGTTTTCGCCATTAGGAATGTGCAATACAAGCTGTACTTTTGATGGCCTCCAAAACGCAGAGAATGTATGTATCGGTCACAGGTATTACGGACCAAAAGCTGGGTATCGACCTATCAATCATCTTCCGCATTACTACAATGTGGCATCAGCAGGTGGCGTCAACGCTCCCTTGAACGATATGGCTAAATGGTTGTATGCTGTCATGGGTTACAAACCTGATGTCATCTCCGAAAATGCAAGAAATATAGCATTCAGCCCATATGTAAATACTTCCAATCAAGGTAAATATTTTAATCATTGGCCTGGTATCACAGATTCACACTATGCACTCGGTTGGAGATTGGTCAATACAAAAAATAATCAACTGGTATACCATGGTGGATTGGTCAATGGTTTCAGAGCGGAAATTGCTTTTGATAAAGAAAAAAATTTAGGTGTGGTATTCCTCTTTAATTCAGTGACAAATTACAGTAATAAGGCGGTGCATGAGTTTTATGATTTGTGGAATGCGTATCAGGCTACAAATGAAAAAGATAACTTCATCCTTTAG
- a CDS encoding flavin reductase, with protein MHYTKKDIIGMDMVPRLSLINSITGYKPGNLIGTKSESGATNLAIFSSVVHLGSDPALIAFIMRPMVGERHTMENILSTGFYTINHINTAIIERAHFTSADFPRDLSEFDRCKLTPQFINSFYAPYVAESRIKIGMSLAETIPLKINNTIMVIGNVEHIILDSSYQKEDSSIDPISAGTVCISGIDTYYKTEKLVTLPFVRSDEVPTF; from the coding sequence ATACATTATACAAAAAAAGACATCATTGGGATGGATATGGTGCCACGTCTATCCCTGATTAACAGCATCACAGGGTATAAGCCTGGAAATTTGATAGGTACCAAATCAGAATCAGGGGCGACCAACCTAGCCATCTTTAGTTCTGTAGTCCATCTTGGGTCTGATCCTGCTTTGATAGCATTTATCATGAGACCAATGGTGGGTGAAAGGCACACCATGGAAAACATATTAAGTACAGGATTTTATACAATCAATCACATCAATACGGCTATCATAGAAAGAGCACACTTCACATCTGCCGATTTTCCAAGGGATTTGTCTGAATTTGACAGATGTAAACTCACACCCCAGTTTATCAATTCTTTTTATGCTCCCTATGTAGCCGAAAGCAGGATCAAAATAGGAATGTCATTGGCAGAAACTATTCCGCTTAAGATCAATAATACCATCATGGTGATAGGTAATGTGGAACATATCATATTGGACAGCAGCTATCAGAAAGAAGACTCCAGCATAGATCCTATATCTGCTGGTACAGTTTGTATATCAGGTATTGATACATATTATAAGACAGAAAAACTTGTTACTCTTCCATTCGTAAGGTCAGATGAAGTTCCTACATTTTAG
- a CDS encoding PD40 domain-containing protein produces MNRLYFALLFSFILLSCQTVKKSILYTKLDSGSDSLRYANEVHIKNIRQLTFGGDNAEAYWSFDDKKIVFQATNKLWGADCDQIYFFDLEKWERKAGAPPLLSTGKGRTTCSYFMPGNKSIVYASTHEAFASCPHVPERRADGKYIWPVYETFDIYHGDLKGNIIKKLTDTPGYDAEATVSPNGDKIVFTSMRTGDLELFTMNVDGSDVRQVTNQLGYDGGAFFSPDGKKLIFRASRPKTEEDVKVYKELLKEGQVMPTNMELYVCNVDGTDLKQITNLGKANWAPYFHPKGDKVIFSSNHAAPRGYQFNLYVINLDGTGLKQITFDKVFDSFPMFSYDGKKLIFASNRNNGGTRDTNLFWLTGSIRDVLPSIKVFWQVMSIRAFFRRFCNDLYDTLYKKRHHWDGYGATSIPD; encoded by the coding sequence ATGAACAGATTATATTTTGCTTTATTATTTTCATTCATTTTGTTGTCTTGCCAGACAGTAAAAAAAAGCATTTTATACACAAAGCTCGATTCAGGTTCGGATTCATTAAGGTATGCAAATGAAGTACACATTAAAAATATCAGACAACTTACTTTTGGCGGGGACAATGCTGAGGCTTATTGGAGTTTTGATGATAAAAAAATAGTCTTTCAGGCCACCAATAAATTGTGGGGTGCAGATTGCGACCAGATATATTTTTTTGACCTTGAAAAATGGGAAAGAAAAGCAGGAGCTCCACCATTGTTAAGTACCGGCAAGGGTCGGACTACTTGCAGTTATTTTATGCCCGGAAATAAGAGTATTGTATATGCGTCCACTCACGAAGCATTTGCGTCATGTCCCCATGTACCTGAGAGAAGAGCTGACGGAAAGTATATTTGGCCTGTTTATGAGACATTTGACATTTATCATGGAGATTTGAAGGGAAATATCATTAAAAAACTAACAGATACTCCGGGATATGATGCTGAAGCTACAGTTTCTCCCAACGGTGATAAAATTGTTTTTACATCGATGCGAACCGGAGATCTGGAGTTGTTCACCATGAATGTTGACGGGTCAGATGTCAGGCAAGTCACCAATCAACTAGGATATGATGGTGGTGCTTTTTTCTCTCCTGATGGCAAAAAACTTATTTTCAGAGCATCAAGACCCAAAACAGAAGAAGATGTGAAAGTGTATAAAGAATTGCTGAAAGAGGGACAGGTAATGCCTACTAATATGGAATTGTATGTATGTAATGTAGATGGCACAGATTTGAAACAGATAACAAATCTTGGAAAGGCCAATTGGGCTCCTTATTTTCACCCAAAAGGAGATAAAGTAATTTTTTCTTCCAATCATGCGGCTCCTCGTGGTTATCAGTTTAATCTTTATGTGATCAATCTTGACGGCACAGGTTTAAAACAAATCACTTTTGATAAAGTATTTGATTCATTCCCTATGTTTTCTTATGATGGCAAAAAACTTATCTTTGCATCCAATAGAAATAATGGAGGTACCAGGGACACCAATCTTTTTTGGCTGACTGGGTCGATTAGAGATGTACTACCTTCAATAAAAGTGTTTTGGCAGGTTATGAGCATCAGGGCTTTCTTTCGTCGATTTTGCAATGACTTATATGATACATTATACAAAAAAAGACATCATTGGGATGGATATGGTGCCACGTCTATCCCTGATTAA
- a CDS encoding GlsB/YeaQ/YmgE family stress response membrane protein, with amino-acid sequence MDWSLGSFDWSLVATIFFGAVSGYVASRILGGEGFGFFGNIVVGVIGGYLGSWLVKLAKVPMMHGFFGNLVSSVGGAIILIFFLELIKYMQRSNAGSKTRSRTRR; translated from the coding sequence ATGGATTGGTCATTAGGATCGTTTGACTGGTCGCTGGTAGCGACAATTTTTTTTGGAGCTGTCAGTGGTTATGTAGCCAGCAGGATTCTGGGTGGCGAGGGATTTGGTTTTTTTGGAAATATTGTTGTCGGAGTTATAGGCGGTTACTTAGGTTCGTGGCTCGTAAAATTAGCCAAAGTACCTATGATGCATGGCTTTTTTGGTAATTTAGTTAGCTCAGTAGGCGGTGCTATCATTTTGATTTTTTTCTTGGAGTTGATTAAATATATGCAAAGGAGCAATGCGGGCAGTAAAACCAGAAGCAGGACCAGACGATAA